One window of the Tetragenococcus koreensis genome contains the following:
- the rnc gene encoding ribonuclease III yields MDSQFLKKLKENFNIVFHDVSLLEQAFTHSSYVNEHRQLQLSDNERLEFLGDAVLELLVSRFLYCQYPDVPEGTLTKLRAAIVREDSLAAFAKECHFDRYIALGKGEEHSGGRERVALLCDLFESFLGALYLDQGLEKVEEFLTQVIYPKVVSGAFSHEMDYKTKLQEFLQRSGDRIIDYRLVKEEGPAHARLFWTEVYCDDELVGKGHGKSKKIAEQDAAANALADLESK; encoded by the coding sequence ATGGACAGTCAGTTTTTAAAAAAATTAAAAGAGAACTTCAATATCGTGTTCCATGATGTCAGCTTGTTAGAGCAGGCATTTACCCATTCATCTTATGTGAATGAGCACCGTCAACTACAATTATCAGATAATGAACGTTTAGAATTCTTGGGCGATGCGGTCTTAGAATTATTAGTATCGAGATTTTTATATTGCCAATATCCAGATGTACCAGAAGGAACCTTAACGAAATTACGAGCAGCGATTGTTAGAGAAGACAGCTTAGCGGCATTTGCTAAAGAGTGTCATTTTGATCGCTACATTGCCTTAGGTAAAGGCGAAGAGCACTCGGGCGGACGTGAACGAGTAGCTTTACTATGTGATTTGTTTGAATCCTTTTTAGGGGCATTGTATCTGGATCAAGGTTTAGAAAAAGTCGAAGAATTCTTAACACAAGTCATTTATCCAAAAGTTGTATCGGGTGCTTTTTCACATGAGATGGATTATAAAACAAAACTGCAAGAATTTTTGCAGCGCTCTGGCGATCGCATCATTGATTATCGTTTAGTTAAAGAAGAAGGCCCTGCTCATGCACGCCTTTTTTGGACCGAAGTTTATTGTGATGATGAATTAGTCGGTAAAGGGCACGGTAAATCAAAAAAAATAGCAGAACAAGATGCGGCAGCTAACGCATTAGCCGATCTTGAAAGTAAGTGA